A window of the Gossypium hirsutum isolate 1008001.06 chromosome A05, Gossypium_hirsutum_v2.1, whole genome shotgun sequence genome harbors these coding sequences:
- the LOC107959656 gene encoding uncharacterized protein isoform X1, whose protein sequence is MAYSLEQRFWCQRVLRFGFAFVCVCLGGYIVGPTSLLWRLKDKSRPQVSCLPCVCDCSSHTDDFFLTPGLADNTYSGCGQNDPDLNQELEKDTVALLSEEIALQKIVSKETMDRTSALTMDAKRASSHYQKEAEKCNAGVETCEEAREWAEAQIREELKLTALWEQRARQLGWKDRKRVYT, encoded by the exons ATGGCTTATAGCTTAGAGCAAAGGTTTTGGTGTCAGCGAGTTTTAAGGTTTGGGTTTGCATTTGTATGTGTGTGTTTGGGTGGTTACATTGTTGGTCCGACATCATTGTTGTGGCGTTTGAAGGACAAGTCAAGACCTCAGGTCTCATGTCTTCCTTGTGTTTGTGATTGCTCCTCCCATACAGATGACTTTTTTCTAACACCAG GATTAGCCGACAACACATACTCAG GTTGTGGCCAAAATGATCCTGATTTAAACCAAGAACTGGAGAAGGATACTGTAGCCTTACTCTCCGAGGAGATTGCATTACAGAAGATCGTAAGCAAAGAAACCATGGACCGCACCTCGGCACTAACAATGGATGCCAAAAGAGCCTCCTCACACTACCAGAAAGAAGCTGAAAAGTGCAATGCAGGTGTAGAAACATGTGAGGAAGCCAGGGAATGGGCTGAAGCTCAAATCAGAGAGGAGCTCAAGCTGACTGCCTTATGGGAGCAACGAGCTCGGCAACTCGGCTGGAAAGATCGAAAAAGGGTATATACTTGA
- the LOC107959656 gene encoding uncharacterized protein isoform X2 — translation MAYSLEQRFWCQRVLRFGFAFVCVCLGGYIVGPTSLLWRLKDKSRPQVSCLPCVCDCSSHTDDFFLTPGCGQNDPDLNQELEKDTVALLSEEIALQKIVSKETMDRTSALTMDAKRASSHYQKEAEKCNAGVETCEEAREWAEAQIREELKLTALWEQRARQLGWKDRKRVYT, via the exons ATGGCTTATAGCTTAGAGCAAAGGTTTTGGTGTCAGCGAGTTTTAAGGTTTGGGTTTGCATTTGTATGTGTGTGTTTGGGTGGTTACATTGTTGGTCCGACATCATTGTTGTGGCGTTTGAAGGACAAGTCAAGACCTCAGGTCTCATGTCTTCCTTGTGTTTGTGATTGCTCCTCCCATACAGATGACTTTTTTCTAACACCAG GTTGTGGCCAAAATGATCCTGATTTAAACCAAGAACTGGAGAAGGATACTGTAGCCTTACTCTCCGAGGAGATTGCATTACAGAAGATCGTAAGCAAAGAAACCATGGACCGCACCTCGGCACTAACAATGGATGCCAAAAGAGCCTCCTCACACTACCAGAAAGAAGCTGAAAAGTGCAATGCAGGTGTAGAAACATGTGAGGAAGCCAGGGAATGGGCTGAAGCTCAAATCAGAGAGGAGCTCAAGCTGACTGCCTTATGGGAGCAACGAGCTCGGCAACTCGGCTGGAAAGATCGAAAAAGGGTATATACTTGA